Proteins encoded within one genomic window of Acidovorax sp. 107:
- a CDS encoding TonB family protein: protein MKLPAFLRTFSTLQLALGVSIAVHAALISVRFIDPEGFNRVFQDTPLEVILVNAKSNERPDKAQAIAQANLAGGGDAEKGRATSPLPYTALTTVGDDFEEAQRKMDAMQEQQTQLLAQLRKQLATMPAPDPRQAAQSADQASEQEKRRQLVKLLAEIEKRINEENSRPKKRYISPATREEAYAVYYDALRRKVEDKGTENFPEQGGKKLYGELTMIVTVNHDGRVLGTEIAQGSGNATLDRRAEAIARAAGPFGPFNAEMRKKADQIAMVARFKFTRDQTLETSVR, encoded by the coding sequence ATGAAACTCCCCGCCTTCCTCCGCACCTTCAGCACGCTGCAGCTGGCGCTGGGCGTGTCGATTGCCGTGCACGCCGCACTGATCTCGGTGCGCTTCATCGACCCTGAGGGCTTCAACCGCGTGTTCCAGGACACGCCGCTCGAAGTCATCCTGGTCAACGCCAAGTCCAATGAGCGCCCCGACAAGGCCCAGGCGATTGCCCAGGCCAACCTGGCAGGCGGCGGTGACGCAGAGAAAGGCCGGGCCACCAGCCCGCTGCCCTATACCGCGCTGACAACGGTCGGGGACGACTTCGAAGAAGCCCAGCGCAAGATGGATGCGATGCAGGAGCAGCAGACCCAGTTGCTGGCGCAGCTGCGCAAGCAACTGGCGACCATGCCCGCGCCCGACCCGCGCCAGGCCGCCCAGAGCGCCGACCAGGCCAGCGAGCAGGAAAAGCGCCGTCAGCTCGTCAAGCTGCTGGCCGAGATCGAAAAGCGCATCAACGAAGAGAACTCGCGCCCCAAGAAGCGCTACATCAGCCCCGCCACGCGCGAAGAGGCCTACGCCGTGTACTACGACGCGCTGCGCCGCAAGGTGGAAGACAAGGGCACCGAGAACTTCCCCGAGCAAGGCGGCAAGAAGCTGTACGGCGAGCTGACGATGATCGTCACCGTCAACCACGACGGCCGTGTACTGGGCACCGAGATCGCGCAAGGCTCGGGCAACGCCACGCTGGACCGCCGTGCAGAAGCCATTGCCCGCGCCGCTGGCCCGTTCGGCCCCTTCAATGCCGAGATGCGCAAAAAGGCCGACCAGATCGCGATGGTGGCGCGCTTCAAGTTCACCCGCGACCAGACCCTCGAAACCAGCGTCCGGTAG
- a CDS encoding ribonuclease catalytic domain-containing protein, with protein MHALFEEAGKFLAGRILSEADTSAQVELDSGKRVKVKAAHILLKFEKPAPAELVAQAQAVAETIELDLAWEFAPEDEFGFADLARDYFSDNATLAQQAGALFRLYDAPHYFRRAGKGRFKKASAEILQQALAAIEKKKALLAQIDEWAAQLGRGECPQPIRDQLYKILFKPDKNAPEYKAVVDASRATHTAPLDLLQKAGAIDSSYQFHWKRFLFENFPKGTGFPAVTAPVIADELPLSTAQAYSIDDSQTTEIDDALSVQGLGTGTVVLGIHIAAPGLAIQPGSAIDQLGRARLSTVYMPGYKITMLPDDVVQTYTLDEGRANPAVSLYVTIDEATLEFKGSETKLERVHVAANLRHDQLDSVVTEEWLADPSFEHQNDPKRLSELRPQLSFLHRLAKDLKARREVVRGKPENFNRPDYNFRLVGNNGAEPTGSEQVQISVRQRGAPLDLIVAEAMIVANSTWGSWMAELGVPGIYRSQASMAPGVKVRMGTKALPHAGIGVKAYSWATSPLRRYTDLVNQWQIIACARHGKTAALAAPFKPKDADLFSIISSFDAAYSAYNGYQAGMERFWTLKYVEQNGITELNATVFKEGPGGSFLVRADDIPLVFPVLGAQNLPRGARLKVKLGEVDEITLDIHGTVIERLDDPADTSDDGPVDDAEDDDTVAGPIAIAVDVNEAPADAAAAATAP; from the coding sequence ATGCACGCATTGTTTGAAGAAGCCGGCAAATTCCTCGCCGGCCGTATCCTGTCCGAAGCCGATACCTCCGCCCAGGTCGAGCTGGACTCTGGCAAACGGGTCAAGGTCAAGGCCGCCCACATCCTCCTGAAGTTCGAAAAACCCGCCCCGGCAGAACTCGTTGCCCAGGCCCAGGCCGTGGCCGAGACCATCGAACTGGATCTGGCCTGGGAATTCGCGCCCGAAGACGAGTTCGGCTTTGCCGACCTGGCGCGCGACTATTTCTCCGACAACGCCACCCTGGCCCAGCAGGCCGGTGCGCTGTTCCGCCTGTACGACGCGCCGCATTACTTCCGCCGCGCGGGCAAGGGCCGTTTCAAGAAAGCATCGGCCGAGATCCTGCAGCAGGCGCTGGCCGCCATCGAGAAGAAGAAGGCCCTCCTCGCGCAGATCGACGAATGGGCCGCGCAACTGGGCCGGGGCGAATGCCCGCAGCCCATCCGCGACCAGCTCTACAAGATTCTGTTCAAGCCCGACAAGAACGCGCCCGAGTACAAGGCCGTGGTCGACGCCAGCCGCGCCACGCACACCGCGCCGCTCGACCTGCTGCAAAAGGCGGGCGCCATCGATTCCAGCTACCAATTCCACTGGAAGCGGTTCTTGTTCGAGAACTTCCCCAAGGGCACGGGCTTTCCGGCCGTCACGGCGCCCGTCATTGCCGACGAGCTGCCGCTGTCCACCGCGCAGGCGTACTCCATCGATGACTCTCAGACCACTGAAATCGACGATGCGTTGTCCGTCCAGGGCCTGGGCACCGGCACCGTGGTGCTGGGCATCCACATCGCAGCGCCCGGCCTGGCCATCCAGCCGGGCAGCGCCATCGACCAGCTCGGCCGCGCGCGCCTGTCCACGGTCTACATGCCGGGCTACAAGATCACCATGCTGCCCGACGACGTGGTCCAGACCTACACGCTGGACGAAGGCCGCGCCAACCCCGCCGTGTCGCTCTACGTCACCATCGACGAAGCCACGCTGGAGTTCAAGGGCTCCGAGACCAAGCTGGAGCGCGTGCACGTGGCCGCCAACCTGCGCCACGACCAACTCGACAGCGTGGTGACCGAAGAATGGCTGGCCGATCCGTCGTTTGAACACCAAAACGACCCCAAGCGCTTGTCCGAATTGCGCCCACAGCTATCATTTTTGCACCGCCTCGCCAAGGACCTCAAGGCCCGCCGCGAGGTGGTGCGTGGCAAGCCCGAGAACTTCAACCGGCCGGACTACAACTTCCGCCTGGTGGGCAACAACGGCGCCGAGCCCACGGGCAGCGAGCAGGTGCAGATCAGCGTGCGCCAGCGCGGTGCACCGCTCGACCTGATCGTGGCCGAGGCCATGATCGTGGCCAACAGCACCTGGGGCAGCTGGATGGCGGAGCTGGGCGTGCCCGGCATCTACCGCAGCCAGGCCAGCATGGCGCCGGGCGTGAAGGTGCGCATGGGCACCAAGGCGCTGCCGCACGCGGGCATCGGCGTGAAGGCCTATTCGTGGGCCACGTCGCCCCTGCGCCGCTACACCGACCTGGTCAACCAGTGGCAGATCATTGCCTGCGCGCGCCACGGCAAGACGGCCGCGCTGGCCGCGCCCTTCAAGCCCAAGGACGCCGACCTGTTCTCCATCATCAGCAGTTTTGACGCGGCCTACAGCGCCTACAACGGCTACCAGGCGGGCATGGAACGCTTCTGGACGCTCAAGTATGTAGAGCAGAACGGCATCACCGAGCTGAACGCCACCGTCTTCAAGGAAGGCCCGGGCGGCAGCTTCTTGGTGCGGGCGGACGATATTCCGCTGGTCTTCCCGGTGCTGGGCGCGCAGAACCTGCCGCGCGGCGCGCGCCTGAAGGTCAAGCTGGGTGAGGTGGACGAGATCACCCTCGATATCCACGGCACCGTGATCGAGCGCCTGGACGACCCGGCCGACACCAGCGACGACGGCCCGGTGGACGATGCCGAGGACGACGACACCGTGGCCGGGCCGATTGCGATTGCCGTGGACGTGAACGAGGCACCCGCCGACGCCGCTGCGGCAGCCACGGCGCCCTGA
- a CDS encoding Wzy polymerase domain-containing protein, with protein MPFATMATPLTLLALALPFLFCFAQAPINNFWPLLASWVCGAVLVLLALARSGGSQAQDQEGETGVAPALVSSRLLAAGLLVAALVAAVIGLLQYFQGDPGLPGMQPSTLGQAVGNLRQRNQQATLLSLGVWALLWGLVQVRGHLERPSHAAPPRGRMEWPGWLIGLLMAWGLALLAMSGAATASRTGAAQWLLMLGLMLCWRASWGRLVLGLGVVGLVLYGAAAWWLPRLLLDWTGFASDGLFVRILDEEPGCTSRRVLWANVLHLIAQKPWAGWGWGELDYAHYITLFPGERFCVLLDNAHNLPLHLAVELGVPVALALCGAVVVWVLREQPWREADPARQLAWGILALVGLHSLLEFPLWYGPFQLVTVLAIALLWRWQLPSWATSVGARRVMAAVIVAALALGAYAGWDFYRVGQLYKPLAERPPSLRNDTVRKVGDTPFFTDQVDFALLTTIELSPSNAGQVFAVANKLLHFSPEPRVIEPLIESATMLGLDDEAAFHLKRYRAAYPADYARWREQGRRLSSHLKP; from the coding sequence ATGCCCTTTGCCACCATGGCCACGCCGCTGACACTGCTGGCTTTGGCGCTGCCTTTCCTGTTCTGTTTCGCGCAGGCGCCCATCAACAATTTCTGGCCCTTGCTGGCGTCCTGGGTCTGCGGCGCAGTGCTGGTGCTGCTGGCCTTGGCGCGCTCCGGCGGCTCGCAGGCGCAGGATCAGGAGGGGGAGACCGGGGTTGCGCCAGCCCTGGTGTCGAGCAGGCTGCTGGCGGCCGGCCTTCTGGTGGCGGCGCTGGTGGCGGCGGTCATTGGGCTGCTGCAGTATTTTCAGGGCGACCCCGGACTGCCGGGGATGCAGCCCTCTACCCTGGGGCAGGCCGTTGGCAACCTGCGCCAGCGCAATCAGCAGGCGACGCTGCTGAGTCTGGGCGTATGGGCTTTGCTGTGGGGCCTGGTGCAGGTGCGGGGGCATCTGGAACGCCCGTCCCACGCTGCGCCACCGCGTGGGCGGATGGAGTGGCCGGGCTGGCTGATCGGTCTGCTGATGGCCTGGGGGCTGGCATTGCTCGCGATGTCGGGTGCGGCCACAGCGTCGCGCACTGGGGCGGCGCAGTGGCTGTTGATGCTGGGTCTGATGCTGTGCTGGCGCGCGTCATGGGGGCGCCTGGTGCTGGGGTTGGGCGTGGTTGGTCTGGTGCTGTACGGTGCGGCGGCGTGGTGGCTGCCCCGTCTACTGCTGGATTGGACCGGGTTTGCCTCGGATGGGTTGTTTGTGCGCATCCTGGACGAAGAGCCAGGCTGCACCAGCCGTCGTGTGTTGTGGGCCAACGTACTGCATTTGATTGCGCAAAAGCCCTGGGCGGGCTGGGGCTGGGGCGAGCTGGACTACGCGCACTACATCACGCTGTTTCCGGGCGAGCGGTTTTGTGTGTTGCTGGACAACGCGCACAACCTGCCCCTGCACCTGGCGGTGGAGCTGGGCGTGCCGGTGGCGCTGGCCCTGTGTGGTGCAGTGGTGGTGTGGGTGCTGCGCGAGCAACCTTGGCGTGAGGCCGATCCTGCGCGGCAACTGGCCTGGGGCATCCTGGCGTTGGTGGGCCTGCACAGCCTGCTGGAGTTTCCGTTGTGGTACGGGCCGTTCCAGCTGGTCACGGTGCTGGCCATCGCGTTGCTGTGGCGCTGGCAGTTGCCCAGCTGGGCCACATCTGTGGGCGCGCGCCGGGTGATGGCGGCCGTCATTGTGGCGGCGCTGGCACTGGGAGCCTATGCAGGCTGGGACTTTTACCGCGTTGGTCAGCTCTACAAACCGCTCGCCGAACGCCCGCCATCCCTGCGCAATGACACGGTGCGCAAGGTAGGCGACACGCCGTTCTTCACCGACCAGGTCGATTTTGCGCTGCTGACCACGATAGAGCTTTCTCCCAGCAACGCGGGCCAGGTCTTTGCGGTGGCCAACAAGCTGCTGCACTTCTCGCCCGAGCCCCGGGTGATCGAGCCGCTGATCGAGAGCGCCACGATG